One genomic region from Phorcysia thermohydrogeniphila encodes:
- a CDS encoding septum site-determining protein MinC produces MKFKLRGTNVIAIELLTDEKSFNVEEIKKFILEKKQLLRGARFIISVENKVLKEEEVKELSDFLHSMEELTFCGLKTNLKENRELCIKLNIPCDLSSMELEREKERAETEEVKFVRKTLRSGDKITSTGDLVVMGDVNPGAEIEAGGNVYVMGNLRGTVKAGIGKTSGEVRALFFQAPRLELCGKELIFDRNEKYINFRVKVKDGEIKLEPQNGKKGR; encoded by the coding sequence ATGAAGTTTAAACTGAGGGGAACGAACGTAATTGCCATAGAGCTCCTCACCGATGAAAAGAGCTTCAACGTTGAGGAGATAAAAAAATTCATCCTTGAGAAAAAACAGCTTTTACGGGGAGCGAGGTTTATAATTTCAGTAGAAAATAAAGTTCTTAAAGAGGAAGAGGTAAAAGAGCTAAGCGATTTCCTACACAGCATGGAAGAGTTGACATTCTGCGGGCTGAAAACCAACTTAAAGGAGAACAGGGAACTTTGTATAAAGTTAAATATACCCTGTGACCTATCAAGTATGGAACTTGAAAGGGAGAAGGAGAGGGCTGAAACCGAAGAGGTAAAATTTGTAAGGAAGACCCTCAGGTCTGGAGATAAAATAACTTCAACGGGAGATTTAGTAGTAATGGGTGATGTCAATCCCGGCGCAGAGATTGAGGCCGGGGGAAACGTTTACGTCATGGGTAACTTAAGAGGAACTGTTAAAGCCGGTATTGGAAAGACAAGTGGGGAGGTCAGAGCTCTCTTCTTTCAGGCTCCGAGGCTGGAACTCTGCGGTAAGGAACTCATTTTTGACAGGAACGAAAAGTATATAAACTTTAGAGTAAAGGTAAAAGATGGAGAAATCAAATTAGAACCACAAAACGGAAAGAAGGGGAGATAA
- the speB gene encoding agmatinase gives MEFLCASSEGKITLFGIPFDSTTCFRPGTRFGPDGVRFFSENLEDYSPELDKSLQDVAFRDVGNVEVPATPEGMIKAVESFMESVEIPVMIGGEHSVTYPVVKSLVERYGELTVVQFDAHADLRDEYTGTKFSHACVMRRILEFGCHLIQVGIRSGTREEFELMKSCERITFLKTPKELPIVLGDVNTPIYFTIDIDFFDPAFAPGTGTPEPGGFSPLEFFEAIYKLPPALNVVGFDVVEISPPLDPSGITQMLGAKVVRELILKFWG, from the coding sequence ATGGAGTTTCTATGTGCCTCTTCAGAGGGGAAGATTACTCTCTTTGGAATACCCTTTGACTCAACTACCTGCTTTAGGCCGGGGACACGCTTTGGCCCAGATGGCGTAAGGTTCTTTTCAGAAAATCTTGAAGATTACAGCCCAGAGCTTGACAAAAGCCTTCAGGATGTTGCTTTTAGGGATGTAGGGAATGTTGAAGTTCCAGCTACACCGGAAGGAATGATTAAAGCTGTTGAGTCGTTCATGGAAAGCGTAGAAATACCGGTAATGATTGGGGGGGAACATTCTGTTACCTATCCTGTTGTAAAGTCTCTGGTTGAGCGTTACGGGGAGTTAACGGTAGTTCAGTTTGACGCCCACGCAGACCTTAGGGATGAGTACACCGGCACGAAGTTTTCCCACGCCTGTGTTATGAGAAGGATTTTGGAGTTCGGCTGCCATTTGATTCAAGTGGGAATCAGGAGTGGAACGAGGGAAGAATTTGAGCTTATGAAGAGTTGTGAGAGGATAACCTTCTTAAAAACTCCTAAGGAGCTCCCAATTGTTCTTGGAGATGTAAATACACCCATTTACTTTACTATTGATATTGACTTTTTTGACCCGGCCTTTGCTCCCGGAACGGGTACTCCAGAGCCGGGAGGTTTCTCTCCGCTTGAATTCTTTGAGGCGATTTATAAATTACCACCTGCACTGAACGTAGTTGGATTTGATGTCGTAGAAATTTCTCCTCCTCTTGACCCGTCGGGAATTACCCAGATGCTTGGAGCTAAGGTGGTTAGGGAGCTCATTCTAAAGTTCTGGGGGTAG
- a CDS encoding cell division topological specificity factor MinE, giving the protein MGFVDKIKEAFSRPPAKEIAKKRLQLILKYDRAGLPPNAVEAVKDAILKALKDFPFIDASGVTINIANEENSKGKIEIEVPVRNN; this is encoded by the coding sequence ATGGGATTTGTAGATAAAATAAAAGAAGCCTTTAGCAGGCCTCCTGCGAAGGAAATAGCCAAGAAACGCCTACAGCTGATACTTAAGTACGACAGGGCAGGTTTACCACCAAACGCAGTAGAAGCTGTAAAGGACGCGATACTGAAAGCTCTCAAGGATTTTCCTTTTATTGATGCCTCAGGCGTTACGATAAACATAGCTAACGAAGAAAACAGTAAAGGCAAGATTGAAATAGAAGTTCCTGTCAGGAATAACTAA
- the minD gene encoding septum site-determining protein MinD — translation MADKVICITSGKGGVGKSTVTGNVATALAAKGYKVVAIDADIGLRNLDLVLGLENRIVYDIVHVIEGVCPVEKALVKDKKTKNLYLLPAAQTKDKSAVKPEDLVNIVEKLREKFDFIFIDSPAGIEEGFKTAVLPADTIIVVANPEMASIRDADRVTGLCEAMGKPEPKLIVNRLDPKKVARGDMMDADDVVQILGLELIGIVPEDKNMVSYINRGEPAVLFEDSIAGKAFRNIAERLLGKKVPFLDLSYNESFLDKLKKLFGGE, via the coding sequence ATGGCGGACAAGGTAATATGTATCACGTCAGGTAAGGGAGGAGTTGGTAAAAGTACCGTTACGGGTAACGTGGCAACTGCACTTGCAGCTAAAGGCTACAAGGTAGTAGCGATAGACGCAGACATTGGCCTCAGGAACCTTGACCTTGTTCTCGGACTTGAAAACAGGATAGTCTACGATATTGTCCACGTCATAGAAGGGGTCTGTCCCGTAGAGAAAGCTTTAGTAAAGGACAAAAAAACCAAGAACCTATACCTCCTTCCAGCTGCCCAGACTAAGGATAAAAGTGCTGTAAAGCCTGAGGACCTTGTAAATATTGTTGAGAAATTACGGGAAAAGTTTGACTTTATCTTCATTGACTCCCCTGCCGGTATTGAGGAAGGCTTTAAAACTGCCGTTCTGCCTGCCGACACAATTATCGTTGTTGCCAACCCTGAAATGGCATCTATCAGGGATGCCGATAGGGTAACGGGACTCTGCGAGGCAATGGGTAAGCCCGAACCCAAGCTTATAGTTAACAGGCTTGACCCCAAAAAGGTAGCGAGAGGAGACATGATGGACGCTGACGACGTCGTCCAGATTTTAGGCCTTGAACTTATAGGAATAGTACCCGAAGATAAGAACATGGTCTCCTACATAAACAGAGGAGAGCCTGCAGTCCTCTTTGAAGATTCAATAGCAGGAAAGGCCTTTAGGAATATAGCTGAGAGACTCCTCGGCAAAAAAGTCCCGTTCCTTGACCTTTCCTATAACGAGTCTTTCCTTGACAAGCTAAAGAAACTCTTTGGAGGAGAGTAA
- the rplQ gene encoding 50S ribosomal protein L17, with protein MRHRVKGKKLGRPTEHRMLMLRNLVTDLMEHGKVVTTIARAKELKRLADKVITKGKQQDKVKAIRDVLAIVTRKDIAYKVVNEIAPKYANRNGGYTRLLHYDFRKGDAAPTAIVMLVEPDVKETAEEQSQEQ; from the coding sequence ATGAGACACAGAGTAAAGGGAAAGAAGCTTGGAAGGCCGACTGAACATAGAATGCTTATGCTTAGAAACCTTGTAACCGACCTTATGGAGCACGGTAAAGTTGTAACTACGATCGCAAGGGCTAAGGAGCTTAAGAGACTTGCAGACAAAGTTATCACGAAGGGTAAGCAGCAGGATAAGGTAAAGGCTATAAGGGACGTCCTTGCAATAGTAACTCGCAAGGATATAGCCTACAAAGTTGTAAACGAGATTGCTCCAAAGTACGCTAACAGGAACGGTGGTTATACAAGACTTCTTCACTACGACTTCAGAAAGGGAGACGCAGCTCCTACAGCTATAGTTATGCTCGTTGAGCCTGACGTGAAGGAAACTGCTGAGGAACAGTCACAGGAACAATAA